One Streptomyces drozdowiczii DNA segment encodes these proteins:
- a CDS encoding PAC2 family protein: protein MPDPQSLYEWEPKGLAVVDMALAQESAGLVMLYHFEGYIDAGETGEQIVDGLLESLPHQVVARFDHDRLIDYRARRPLLTFKRDRWAAYETPALEVRVVQDATGAPFLLLSGPEPDVEWERFAAAVEEVVERLGVRLAVNFHGIPMGVPHTRPVGITPHGNRTDLTPGHRSPFEEAQVPGSAEALVEYRLMEAGHDVLGVAAHVPHYVARSAYPDAALTALEAITAATGLVLPSVAHALRTEAHRTQTEIDRQIGQGDEELVSLVEGLEHQYDAVAGAETRGNLVAEPADLPSADEIGLEFEKFLAEREGDV, encoded by the coding sequence GTGCCTGATCCGCAGAGTTTGTACGAATGGGAGCCGAAGGGCCTGGCTGTGGTCGACATGGCGCTCGCCCAGGAGTCGGCCGGCCTGGTCATGCTCTACCACTTCGAGGGCTACATCGACGCGGGTGAGACCGGCGAGCAGATCGTGGACGGCCTGCTCGAATCGCTGCCGCACCAGGTCGTCGCCCGCTTCGACCACGACCGCCTGATCGACTACCGCGCCCGGCGTCCGCTGCTGACGTTCAAGCGCGACCGCTGGGCGGCGTACGAGACGCCCGCGCTGGAGGTCCGCGTCGTCCAGGACGCCACGGGCGCCCCGTTCCTGCTGCTGTCCGGGCCCGAGCCGGACGTGGAGTGGGAGAGGTTCGCCGCCGCCGTCGAGGAGGTCGTCGAGCGCCTGGGCGTCCGCCTCGCGGTCAACTTCCACGGCATCCCGATGGGCGTCCCGCACACCCGCCCCGTCGGCATCACCCCGCACGGCAACCGCACCGACCTCACCCCCGGCCACCGCAGTCCCTTCGAGGAGGCGCAGGTCCCCGGCTCCGCCGAGGCGCTGGTCGAGTACCGGCTGATGGAGGCGGGCCACGACGTGCTCGGCGTCGCCGCCCATGTGCCGCACTACGTCGCCCGCTCCGCCTACCCGGACGCGGCGCTCACCGCGCTGGAGGCGATCACGGCCGCGACCGGCCTGGTCCTGCCGTCCGTGGCGCACGCCCTGCGCACCGAGGCGCACCGCACCCAGACGGAGATCGACCGCCAGATCGGCCAGGGCGACGAGGAACTGGTCTCGCTGGTCGAGGGCCTCGAGCACCAGTACGACGCGGTCGCGGGCGCGGAGACCCGGGGCAACCTGGTCGCCGAACCGGCGGACCTGCCGTCGGCGGACGAGATCGGCCTCGAATTCGAGAAGTTCCTCGCGGAGCGCGAGGGCGACGTCTGA
- the coaE gene encoding dephospho-CoA kinase — MLRVGLTGGIGAGKSEVSRLLVGHGAVLIDSDRIAREVVEPGTPGLAAVVEEFGPGILAPDGTLDRPALGAIVFADPDRLAALNAIVHPLVRDRSAELEKAAGPDSVVVHDVPLLTENGLAPLYDLVVVVDAAPETQLDRLVRLRGMTEEDARARMAAQATREQRRAIADLVIGNDGPVEELADRVREVWAELTRRAAEAG; from the coding sequence ATGCTGAGAGTGGGCCTGACCGGGGGCATCGGAGCCGGTAAGAGCGAAGTGTCCCGGCTGCTCGTGGGCCACGGTGCCGTCCTCATCGACTCGGACCGCATCGCCCGTGAGGTGGTCGAGCCCGGCACTCCCGGACTCGCCGCCGTGGTCGAGGAGTTCGGCCCCGGCATCCTGGCCCCGGACGGCACCCTGGACCGGCCCGCGCTCGGCGCGATCGTCTTCGCCGACCCGGACCGCCTGGCCGCGTTGAACGCGATCGTCCACCCCCTGGTCCGCGACCGCTCCGCCGAACTGGAGAAGGCCGCCGGACCGGACTCCGTGGTCGTCCACGACGTCCCCCTCCTCACCGAGAACGGCCTCGCCCCCCTCTACGACCTGGTCGTCGTGGTCGACGCCGCCCCGGAGACCCAGCTCGACCGGCTCGTCCGGCTGCGCGGCATGACCGAGGAGGACGCCCGCGCCCGGATGGCCGCCCAGGCCACCCGCGAGCAGCGGCGCGCCATCGCCGACCTGGTCATCGGCAACGACGGACCGGTCGAGGAGCTGGCGGACCGGGTCCGCGAGGTCTGGGCGGAGCTGACCCGCCGCGCGGCGGAGGCGGGCTGA
- a CDS encoding tetratricopeptide repeat protein yields the protein MPERTPETDVIDFRAAEQLLAARDPRGAVRLLDSVIAAHPENTAARLLRARAFFAAAQLRPAELEFELVLEREPDNAFAHFALARTFERSGHPERATRHFRLAAALDPKPEYLRAARFED from the coding sequence GTGCCCGAGAGGACCCCGGAAACCGACGTCATCGACTTCCGTGCGGCCGAGCAGCTGCTCGCCGCGCGCGATCCCCGGGGCGCCGTGCGGCTGCTCGACTCGGTGATCGCCGCCCACCCCGAGAACACCGCCGCCCGGCTGCTGCGCGCCCGCGCCTTCTTCGCGGCGGCGCAGCTGCGCCCCGCCGAGCTGGAATTCGAGCTGGTGCTTGAGCGCGAGCCGGACAACGCCTTCGCGCACTTCGCCCTCGCCCGCACCTTCGAGCGCTCCGGCCACCCCGAGCGCGCCACCCGCCACTTCCGGCTGGCGGCCGCGCTCGACCCGAAGCCGGAGTACCTCCGGGCCGCCCGCTTCGAGGACTAG
- a CDS encoding DUF6343 family protein, with translation MRTGNEPTTARSPLRMRLWLSLWGLAWAVFGVTAFAVNGRTGWAAVCGVLLVLVLVDLCVVVHRLRQGAHYQPGRSVPPYDPDHGPRGGKGPPPGRP, from the coding sequence ATGCGTACCGGCAATGAACCGACGACCGCCCGCAGCCCGCTGCGGATGCGGCTCTGGCTGAGTCTGTGGGGCCTGGCCTGGGCCGTCTTCGGGGTGACGGCCTTCGCCGTGAACGGCCGCACCGGCTGGGCGGCCGTCTGCGGGGTGCTGCTCGTGCTGGTCCTGGTGGACCTGTGCGTGGTCGTGCACCGGCTGCGCCAGGGCGCGCACTACCAGCCGGGCCGCTCCGTTCCCCCGTACGATCCCGACCACGGCCCACGCGGCGGCAAGGGCCCGCCGCCGGGCAGGCCCTAG
- a CDS encoding tyrosine-protein phosphatase gives MRTHRIAGAVLATALLTGTVMAPAALAAPPATASAVAQSAVPFTAATATRTADGGHTLSWASPAGSVTVTAVTSPDATTGTALGTAPGTGSLTVAPGTLPEAGRWYFRLVPDSGSPLVVADRSLGLASARNFRDIGGYRTADGHWVRPGLVYRSNKLSGLTDAEQQRLVSQKLTLDVDLRNAQERRDDPDRLPAGVRYQVADVVSLAHGIRFHDSALMTLAEAVAAGLFSGSSDLGQSIGYPFMVNFVGADYAFRDLVTAVATNTSGATVFHCSAGKDRTGWGTAVLLTLLGVPRATVEADFLASNQYTGDPKAVELSWLRAAYAEVDQIYGDFDTYVREGLKLDAATVAALRAKLLTD, from the coding sequence ATGCGTACGCACCGCATCGCCGGAGCCGTCCTCGCCACCGCCCTCCTCACCGGTACGGTCATGGCCCCGGCCGCCCTCGCCGCGCCGCCCGCGACCGCTTCGGCCGTCGCGCAGTCCGCCGTCCCGTTCACGGCGGCCACCGCCACCCGCACCGCCGACGGGGGCCACACCCTGTCCTGGGCCTCGCCCGCCGGATCGGTGACCGTCACCGCCGTCACCTCGCCCGACGCCACCACCGGCACCGCGCTCGGCACGGCCCCCGGGACCGGCTCGCTGACCGTCGCCCCGGGCACGCTCCCGGAGGCCGGGCGCTGGTACTTCCGGCTGGTCCCGGACAGCGGCAGCCCGCTCGTCGTCGCGGACCGCTCGCTGGGCCTGGCCTCGGCCCGCAACTTCCGGGACATCGGCGGCTACCGCACCGCGGACGGGCACTGGGTGCGCCCGGGCCTGGTCTACCGCTCCAACAAGCTGAGCGGTCTCACCGACGCCGAGCAGCAGCGGCTGGTCTCCCAGAAGCTGACGCTCGACGTGGACCTGCGCAACGCCCAGGAGCGCCGCGACGACCCGGACCGGCTGCCCGCCGGGGTGCGCTACCAGGTCGCGGACGTCGTCTCGCTCGCCCACGGCATCCGCTTCCACGACTCCGCCCTGATGACCCTCGCGGAGGCCGTCGCCGCCGGGCTCTTCTCCGGCTCATCGGACCTCGGCCAGTCCATCGGCTACCCGTTCATGGTCAACTTCGTGGGCGCGGACTACGCCTTCCGCGACCTCGTCACGGCGGTCGCCACGAACACCTCCGGCGCCACGGTGTTCCATTGCAGCGCGGGCAAGGACCGCACCGGCTGGGGCACGGCCGTCCTGCTCACCCTGCTCGGTGTCCCCCGGGCCACGGTCGAGGCGGACTTCCTGGCCAGCAACCAGTACACCGGCGACCCGAAGGCCGTCGAGCTGAGCTGGCTGCGCGCCGCGTACGCCGAGGTGGACCAGATCTACGGCGACTTCGACACGTACGTACGGGAGGGGCTGAAGCTCGACGCGGCGACGGTGGCGGCGCTGCGGGCGAAGCTGCTGACCGACTGA
- a CDS encoding SGNH/GDSL hydrolase family protein: protein MNSSRNKTFCRTVRGAATAAALASLAVGTTASGAWAASADDAVQYVALGDSMASGPLIPGITGPLACGRSTHNYAHELAASIGASLRDVTCSGAQSKHMTEKQSLSLLDVPMGSAAPQFDALRADTDLVTLTIGGNDAGLVGIAQDCMQLDPTAIPCKDKLTEGGVDQVAQRIDAFAPRLGAVLDGIHQRSPHARVLVTGYGLYIKPGGCWPLQPVLPVDADFLQGSVNRMNAVIAEQSAAHGAEYIDVATPSKGHDACQAPSDKWVEGYVPTASAAPLHPNARGEAAYARIIGAHLQGS from the coding sequence GTGAACTCGTCCAGGAACAAGACGTTCTGTCGTACTGTCAGAGGAGCCGCCACCGCCGCCGCCCTGGCCTCCCTGGCCGTCGGCACCACCGCCTCCGGCGCCTGGGCGGCGAGCGCCGACGATGCCGTGCAGTACGTGGCGCTCGGCGACTCGATGGCCTCCGGGCCGCTCATCCCGGGCATCACCGGACCGCTGGCCTGCGGCCGTTCCACGCACAACTACGCGCACGAGCTGGCGGCGAGCATCGGCGCCTCGCTGCGCGACGTCACATGCAGCGGGGCCCAGTCCAAGCACATGACGGAGAAGCAGTCCCTGTCGCTGCTCGACGTGCCCATGGGCTCGGCGGCGCCCCAGTTCGACGCGCTGCGCGCCGACACGGACCTGGTGACGCTCACCATCGGCGGCAACGACGCCGGGCTCGTCGGCATCGCACAGGACTGCATGCAGCTCGACCCGACCGCCATCCCGTGCAAGGACAAGCTGACCGAGGGCGGCGTCGACCAGGTGGCGCAGCGGATCGACGCCTTCGCGCCGCGCCTCGGAGCCGTACTGGACGGAATCCACCAGCGGTCACCGCACGCCAGGGTCCTCGTGACGGGATACGGGCTCTACATCAAGCCGGGCGGCTGCTGGCCGTTGCAGCCCGTGCTGCCGGTCGACGCCGACTTCCTCCAGGGCAGCGTCAACCGGATGAACGCGGTGATCGCCGAGCAGAGCGCCGCGCACGGCGCCGAGTACATCGACGTCGCCACGCCGAGCAAGGGCCACGACGCCTGCCAGGCCCCGTCCGACAAGTGGGTCGAGGGGTACGTGCCGACCGCTTCGGCCGCCCCGCTGCACCCGAACGCGCGGGGCGAGGCCGCCTACGCGCGGATCATCGGCGCCCACCTCCAGGGGAGCTGA
- a CDS encoding PucR family transcriptional regulator — protein MVIAGRPVAVRLRARVPALTTRVVARLLSDLPVYAELPHEEIAGDIADIVQHNLRLFADVLEHRRAATDGELAQQRDSAAQRAEEGVPLDAILTAYQVGVAMCWEETAQDAGPGDLPAVLEIMDRVLVLQQQLTSAVSGAYLEARQILDSQEHGGRHALMAALLTGEDLDGFTRRTGLRPAARYLAMTLALAPHPDEAGAGPAQGAASGSGAGAGVAARRKIRRIRTALDRFAGTPALTALDASGGTVLLPVSEPPPWDGPGGLRDLIAEATRAAGVPVTAAAETASPDGVPAAVARNAEIVDLVARTGRAPGLYRLSDVLLEYQLSRPSEALRGLAGLLSPLDAKPELLHTLETYLGHGLDRRAAAAALHVHPNTVDYRIRRIDRLTGLSPARPADLQHLSAALVARRSV, from the coding sequence TTGGTCATCGCCGGACGCCCGGTGGCGGTGCGGCTGCGGGCCCGCGTCCCCGCTCTGACCACCCGGGTGGTCGCCCGTCTTCTCAGTGACCTACCGGTCTACGCGGAGCTGCCCCACGAGGAGATCGCGGGGGACATCGCGGACATCGTCCAGCACAATCTGCGGCTCTTCGCGGACGTCCTCGAACACCGCAGGGCCGCCACCGACGGCGAACTGGCCCAGCAGCGCGACTCGGCGGCCCAGCGCGCCGAGGAGGGCGTGCCGCTGGACGCCATCCTCACCGCCTACCAGGTGGGCGTCGCGATGTGCTGGGAGGAGACCGCGCAGGACGCCGGGCCCGGGGACCTGCCCGCCGTGCTGGAGATCATGGACCGGGTCCTCGTCCTCCAGCAGCAGCTGACCTCCGCGGTGAGCGGCGCCTATCTGGAGGCCCGGCAGATCCTGGACAGCCAGGAGCACGGCGGCCGGCACGCGCTGATGGCCGCGCTGCTGACCGGTGAGGACCTGGACGGCTTCACCCGCCGCACCGGCCTGCGCCCGGCCGCCCGCTACCTGGCGATGACCCTCGCGCTGGCCCCGCACCCGGACGAGGCGGGGGCGGGACCGGCGCAGGGGGCGGCATCCGGCTCCGGGGCGGGCGCGGGCGTGGCGGCCCGGCGGAAGATACGGCGCATCCGGACGGCCCTCGACCGGTTCGCCGGGACGCCCGCGCTGACCGCCCTGGACGCGTCCGGCGGCACCGTGCTGCTGCCCGTCTCGGAGCCGCCGCCGTGGGACGGGCCCGGCGGGCTGCGCGACCTGATCGCCGAGGCGACCCGGGCGGCGGGGGTCCCCGTCACGGCCGCCGCCGAGACCGCGTCGCCGGACGGGGTGCCGGCGGCGGTGGCGCGGAACGCCGAGATCGTGGACCTGGTCGCCCGCACCGGCCGGGCCCCCGGCCTCTACCGGCTGTCGGACGTGCTCCTGGAGTACCAGCTGAGCCGGCCCAGCGAGGCGCTGCGCGGGCTCGCCGGGCTGCTGAGCCCGCTGGACGCCAAGCCGGAGCTGCTGCACACGCTGGAGACGTACCTCGGACACGGCCTCGACCGCCGGGCCGCGGCGGCGGCGCTGCACGTCCACCCCAACACCGTCGACTACCGCATCCGCCGCATCGACCGCCTCACCGGCCTCTCCCCGGCCCGCCCGGCCGACCTCCAGCACCTGAGCGCGGCCCTGGTCGCGCGCCGCTCGGTCTGA
- a CDS encoding class I SAM-dependent methyltransferase has product MSGQLVREGYAGTGPGAITPDGCAVELYTRLAVGDEPDVVEAAVPAGAHILELGCGAGRVTHPLVGRGFRITAVDESPQMLERVRGARTVCGPIESLDLGDETFDVVMLASFLVHAGDHEVRDGLLRTCRRYVRDGGVVLIQREGADYHDGLPRERVHPAGYTVRIVSSEPVGDGVRSVRAEYEFDDARWTQTFRARPLTKEAFEGHLAAAGLKVDRYLTDDGVWVRAVPV; this is encoded by the coding sequence ATGAGCGGACAACTGGTACGCGAGGGCTATGCGGGGACCGGACCGGGTGCGATCACCCCGGACGGCTGCGCGGTCGAGCTGTACACCCGGCTGGCCGTCGGCGACGAACCGGACGTGGTCGAGGCGGCCGTCCCCGCCGGCGCGCACATCCTGGAACTGGGCTGCGGGGCGGGCCGGGTGACGCATCCGCTGGTCGGAAGAGGCTTCCGGATCACCGCCGTGGACGAGTCGCCGCAGATGCTGGAGCGGGTGCGCGGCGCGCGGACGGTGTGCGGCCCGATCGAGTCGCTGGACCTCGGCGACGAGACGTTCGACGTCGTCATGCTCGCGTCGTTCCTGGTCCACGCGGGCGACCACGAGGTGCGCGACGGGCTGCTGCGGACCTGCCGCCGGTACGTACGTGACGGAGGCGTGGTGCTCATCCAGCGCGAGGGGGCGGACTACCACGACGGGCTCCCGCGCGAGCGCGTGCACCCCGCCGGCTACACCGTGCGCATCGTCTCCTCGGAGCCGGTCGGCGACGGGGTGCGCTCGGTGCGCGCGGAGTACGAGTTCGACGACGCCCGGTGGACGCAGACCTTCCGGGCCCGGCCGCTGACGAAGGAGGCGTTCGAGGGGCACCTGGCGGCGGCGGGCCTGAAGGTGGACCGCTATCTCACGGACGACGGGGTCTGGGTGCGGGCGGTGCCCGTGTAG